From one Novosphingobium sp. genomic stretch:
- a CDS encoding zinc-finger domain-containing protein, with product MSTQPETVTTHSHRVSCDGATAIRSTGGYTPSALGHPKVYLEIDEKGFVECPYCDKRFVLAENAH from the coding sequence ATGAGCACGCAGCCCGAAACCGTCACCACTCACTCCCACCGCGTCAGCTGCGACGGGGCCACCGCCATCCGCAGCACCGGGGGCTACACGCCCTCCGCGCTGGGCCATCCCAAGGTCTATCTCGAAATCGACGAGAAGGGCTTTGTCGAGTGCCCCTATTGCGACAAGCGCTTCGTGCTTGCCGAAAACGCTCACTGA
- the tldD gene encoding metalloprotease TldD, translating into MTLSADPRSLLYRSGQLSPDEARKLARSTLSACDDGELFLQFVASESFTFDDGRLKTADYSRNAGFGLRGVSGEMTGFAHANEISAPAIARAGETLSLLDPAKGPLAAPPLRTNRHLYTDASPLDGIDFARKVALLETIDAAARARDPRVAQVSVSLSASWSVVEIVRPDAEPITDIRPLVRLNISIVAEQNGRRESGSFGMGGRYLYDDLFDEAVWNRGIEDALRQALVNLEAVAAPAGEMQVLLAPGWPGILLHEAIGHGLEGDFNRKGTSAFSGRIGERVAAPGVTVVDDGSLHARRGSLSIDDEGTPTQENVLIEDGILKGYIHDRLSARLMGMAPTGNGRRESFAHAPMPRMTNTFMRAGNDDPEELLSRVKNGIFAKSFGGGQVDITSGKFVFSCTEAYKVENGKLGAPIKGATLIGDGPSVLTRVLGLGNDMALDEGVGLCGKGGQSVAAGVGQPTVLVDALTVGGTA; encoded by the coding sequence ATGACTCTTTCCGCCGATCCTCGCTCGCTCCTGTACCGTTCCGGCCAGCTTTCCCCCGATGAGGCACGCAAACTGGCCCGCAGCACGCTGAGCGCCTGCGACGATGGCGAGTTATTCCTGCAATTCGTCGCCTCCGAAAGCTTCACCTTCGACGACGGACGGCTCAAGACCGCCGATTACAGCCGCAACGCCGGTTTCGGCCTGCGCGGCGTCTCGGGCGAGATGACCGGCTTTGCCCATGCCAATGAGATTTCCGCCCCCGCCATCGCCCGCGCCGGGGAAACGCTGAGCCTGCTCGATCCGGCGAAGGGCCCGCTGGCCGCGCCTCCGCTGCGCACCAATCGCCACCTCTACACCGATGCCTCGCCGCTCGACGGGATCGATTTTGCCCGCAAGGTGGCGCTGCTGGAGACCATCGATGCCGCCGCCCGCGCCCGCGATCCGCGCGTGGCGCAGGTCTCGGTCTCGCTGTCGGCAAGCTGGAGCGTGGTGGAGATCGTGCGCCCCGACGCCGAGCCGATCACCGACATCCGCCCGCTGGTGCGCCTCAACATCTCCATCGTGGCCGAGCAGAACGGGCGGCGCGAAAGCGGCAGCTTCGGCATGGGCGGGCGCTATCTCTACGACGACCTCTTCGATGAGGCCGTGTGGAATCGCGGCATCGAGGATGCGCTACGCCAGGCGCTGGTCAATCTGGAGGCGGTCGCCGCCCCCGCCGGTGAGATGCAGGTGCTGCTGGCCCCCGGCTGGCCCGGCATCCTGCTGCATGAAGCCATCGGCCACGGGCTGGAGGGCGATTTCAACCGCAAGGGCACCAGCGCCTTCTCTGGCCGCATCGGCGAACGTGTCGCGGCGCCCGGCGTCACCGTGGTGGACGACGGTTCGCTCCATGCCCGGCGCGGTTCGCTCTCGATCGACGACGAGGGCACGCCGACTCAGGAGAATGTGCTGATCGAGGACGGCATCCTCAAAGGCTACATCCATGACCGCCTCAGCGCCCGCCTGATGGGCATGGCCCCCACCGGCAACGGCCGCCGCGAAAGCTTCGCCCATGCCCCCATGCCCCGCATGACCAACACCTTCATGCGCGCGGGCAATGATGATCCGGAAGAACTGCTGTCGCGCGTGAAGAACGGCATCTTCGCCAAGAGCTTTGGCGGCGGTCAGGTCGATATCACCAGCGGCAAATTCGTCTTCTCCTGCACCGAGGCCTATAAGGTCGAGAACGGCAAGCTGGGCGCACCGATCAAGGGCGCCACGCTGATCGGCGATGGTCCTTCGGTGCTGACCCGCGTGCTGGGTCTGGGCAACGATATGGCACTGGACGAGGGCGTGGGCCTGTGCGGCAAGGGCGGCCAGTCGGTGGCGGCGGGCGTGGGCCAGCCCACCGTGCTGGTCGATGCGCTGACAGTGGGCGGAACGGCGTAA
- a CDS encoding thiamine pyrophosphate-dependent enzyme — translation MDRQAVGTSMADAILDALEARGGRCLVGIPDPAFLALFQRAEQRGFTLISPHHEAAGGFMAEAAARLTGKPVAVTLSPGPGVANALPAMACASAEKAPVLFLGGARGPLREPHLRGRFQYGDQMAMVAGVVKHAARIESPQGARQIIAEALDEAMAGTPGPAYLDCAFPAMMGEVEEAAMPFPSPAAPEAHAVAQAVALLKQARSPMLLVGHGLSHAARAAAADLGRRLACPVVLTPGAAALPGLGAQCFPYAFSPVTGEIIAGADLVLAMGTALGEAVHLGRRRHWRAGDDTRRWIRVDPDVEGMAVNRPIDVALAGDAVLAIHALAHALPSRVPDADLPARQQAEAARLAAWDGAARAHPATPVHPARLVSEAMAVLPPEALLVRDGGAGVLFQLSRGGGHEGGVLWSRAFGHLGTGLPYAIGALMAERAAGLAPRPAWVLSGDSAMLFHIAELEVAVRLRLPIICVVAVDHQWGLEAAAYRQQSGDNGPRPGASWGSATRFDQIAQGFGAKGLYVDRADDLAAALATASAGQGPVVIHVALDAVANGRDLPGWAELASWYSDGMAPAR, via the coding sequence ATGGACAGGCAGGCGGTGGGCACGAGCATGGCGGATGCGATCCTCGATGCGCTGGAGGCGCGGGGTGGGCGCTGTCTGGTCGGCATTCCCGATCCAGCCTTTCTGGCGCTGTTCCAGCGTGCCGAGCAGCGCGGTTTTACCCTGATTTCGCCGCATCACGAGGCGGCAGGCGGCTTTATGGCCGAGGCCGCCGCGCGGCTGACCGGCAAGCCTGTGGCGGTGACGCTCTCGCCGGGGCCGGGGGTGGCCAATGCGCTGCCCGCCATGGCTTGTGCCAGTGCGGAGAAAGCGCCGGTGCTGTTTCTGGGCGGCGCGCGGGGCCCCTTGCGCGAACCCCATCTGCGCGGGCGTTTCCAATATGGCGACCAGATGGCGATGGTGGCGGGCGTGGTCAAACATGCCGCGCGGATCGAAAGCCCGCAGGGCGCCCGTCAGATCATTGCCGAAGCGCTGGATGAGGCCATGGCGGGCACGCCGGGCCCGGCCTACCTCGATTGTGCTTTCCCCGCGATGATGGGTGAGGTGGAGGAGGCTGCCATGCCTTTCCCATCCCCTGCCGCGCCTGAGGCTCACGCCGTGGCGCAGGCGGTGGCTCTGCTGAAGCAGGCGCGCAGTCCCATGCTGCTGGTGGGCCATGGGCTGAGCCATGCTGCGCGCGCGGCAGCGGCTGATCTGGGCCGGCGTCTGGCCTGCCCGGTGGTGCTGACGCCCGGCGCAGCGGCCCTGCCGGGGCTGGGTGCGCAGTGCTTCCCCTATGCCTTCTCCCCGGTGACGGGCGAGATCATCGCCGGGGCCGATCTGGTGCTGGCCATGGGCACGGCGCTGGGCGAGGCGGTGCATCTCGGTCGCCGCCGCCACTGGCGCGCGGGAGATGACACAAGGCGCTGGATCCGCGTCGATCCGGATGTGGAGGGCATGGCGGTCAACCGCCCCATCGATGTCGCCCTGGCCGGAGATGCAGTGCTGGCGATCCATGCTCTGGCGCATGCCTTGCCGTCACGCGTGCCCGACGCCGATCTGCCCGCCCGCCAGCAGGCTGAAGCGGCGCGTCTGGCGGCATGGGATGGGGCCGCACGGGCGCATCCCGCCACCCCCGTCCACCCCGCGCGGCTGGTCAGCGAGGCGATGGCGGTGCTGCCGCCCGAGGCGCTGCTGGTGCGGGATGGCGGGGCCGGGGTGCTGTTCCAGTTGTCGCGTGGTGGCGGGCATGAGGGTGGCGTGCTTTGGAGCCGCGCCTTCGGCCATCTGGGTACCGGCCTGCCTTATGCCATCGGCGCGTTGATGGCGGAGCGGGCGGCAGGGCTGGCGCCGCGTCCGGCGTGGGTGCTGAGCGGGGATTCGGCCATGCTGTTCCATATCGCCGAGCTGGAGGTGGCGGTGCGGCTGCGCCTGCCCATCATCTGTGTGGTGGCGGTCGACCATCAATGGGGGCTGGAGGCGGCGGCCTATCGCCAGCAATCGGGCGACAATGGGCCGCGCCCCGGTGCCTCATGGGGCAGCGCCACACGTTTTGATCAGATCGCTCAGGGCTTCGGGGCAAAGGGTCTGTACGTGGACCGGGCGGATGATCTGGCCGCAGCCCTTGCGACGGCCAGTGCCGGGCAAGGGCCTGTGGTGATCCATGTGGCACTGGATGCTGTGGCCAATGGCCGCGATCTGCCCGGCTGGGCCGAACTGGCGAGCTGGTATTCCGACGGGATGGCCCCGGCGCGCTGA
- a CDS encoding sodium:calcium antiporter, with protein sequence MSPTLLAIWPNIALLLGSAVVIYLACEFFVNGVEWVGQKMAVGQKATGTILAAFGTALPESVVTLVAVAFGAGAASKELGVGAALGGPLALSTIAYATVGFSLILCGRHLPVTAAVREEFKRLSKDQVWFMAIFAAKILLGVLVFAWKPWLGLAFLAAYAFYVRQEMQGENEDEEEELEPLKFQPGRAEPATAMALIQTLTALVVIFFASRTFVAQLEHLGPALGLRPQLLALLLSPIATELPETMNAVIWVRQGKYRLALANISGAMMIQATIPTALGLFFTPWHLSAPLLVAAAATMTAILIMAVAFARGAISRWLLAGMGLLYPIFAGVIAVLHLAG encoded by the coding sequence ATGTCACCCACCCTGTTGGCCATCTGGCCGAACATCGCCTTGCTGCTGGGATCAGCGGTGGTGATCTATCTGGCCTGCGAGTTCTTCGTGAACGGCGTGGAGTGGGTCGGCCAGAAGATGGCGGTGGGGCAAAAGGCCACCGGGACCATCCTCGCGGCCTTCGGCACGGCCTTGCCCGAAAGCGTGGTGACGCTGGTTGCCGTGGCCTTTGGCGCCGGAGCCGCTTCCAAGGAGTTGGGCGTGGGCGCGGCGCTGGGTGGGCCCCTGGCGCTCTCGACCATTGCCTATGCCACGGTGGGCTTTTCGCTGATCCTGTGCGGGCGCCACCTGCCCGTCACCGCCGCCGTGCGCGAAGAGTTCAAGCGGCTGAGCAAGGACCAGGTCTGGTTCATGGCGATCTTTGCCGCCAAGATCCTGCTGGGCGTGCTGGTCTTTGCCTGGAAGCCCTGGTTGGGCCTGGCCTTTCTGGCTGCCTATGCCTTCTACGTCCGGCAGGAAATGCAGGGCGAAAACGAGGATGAAGAGGAAGAGCTGGAACCCCTGAAATTCCAGCCCGGTCGCGCCGAGCCCGCCACCGCTATGGCGCTGATCCAGACGCTGACCGCGCTGGTGGTGATCTTCTTCGCCTCGCGCACCTTCGTGGCCCAGCTTGAGCATCTGGGCCCGGCGCTGGGCCTGCGTCCGCAATTGCTGGCGCTGCTGCTCAGCCCCATCGCCACCGAACTGCCCGAGACGATGAACGCCGTCATCTGGGTGAGGCAGGGCAAGTACCGTCTGGCCCTCGCCAATATTTCGGGCGCGATGATGATCCAGGCCACCATCCCCACCGCGCTGGGCCTGTTCTTCACCCCCTGGCATTTGAGCGCGCCTTTGTTGGTGGCCGCCGCCGCGACGATGACCGCGATCCTCATCATGGCCGTGGCCTTTGCGCGCGGCGCGATCAGCCGCTGGCTGCTGGCGGGGATGGGGCTGCTCTATCCGATCTTCGCGGGAGTGATCGCGGTGCTGCATCTGGCGGGATAA
- a CDS encoding TadE/TadG family type IV pilus assembly protein, translated as MPYPALFRRLWANRDGGVAMEFAFVAPPFVALVLGILHIALIYMAQEGLETAVENAARLVMTGAAQSMTTGTNSAAGMSATDFKSAVCSGISGKDSNGNAVTYSGVLPPFLTCDRLTVNVQVVPTGCTSPTITVPVYTYDKTTGKLTGTSAGYGTVSCDGTSTGTNGIGSTQGKLVIMQLAYLWPTVSGPLGVNFVNQNYGNNRLLVATYTFTVEQYLCPTDPSTGVAQTC; from the coding sequence ATGCCATACCCGGCCCTGTTCCGGCGGTTGTGGGCGAATCGCGACGGTGGCGTGGCGATGGAATTCGCCTTCGTGGCCCCGCCCTTCGTCGCGCTGGTGCTGGGCATCCTGCATATCGCCTTGATCTACATGGCGCAGGAAGGCCTGGAAACCGCCGTGGAAAATGCCGCCCGCCTGGTGATGACCGGCGCCGCGCAGAGCATGACCACCGGCACCAACTCCGCCGCCGGGATGAGCGCGACCGACTTCAAGAGCGCCGTCTGCAGCGGCATCAGCGGCAAGGATTCGAACGGCAACGCCGTCACCTACTCCGGCGTGCTGCCGCCCTTCCTGACCTGCGACCGGCTGACGGTGAATGTGCAGGTGGTGCCCACCGGCTGCACCTCGCCGACCATCACCGTGCCTGTCTACACTTACGACAAGACCACCGGAAAGCTCACCGGCACCAGCGCCGGTTACGGCACGGTCAGTTGTGACGGCACAAGCACCGGTACCAACGGCATCGGCAGCACGCAGGGCAAGCTGGTCATCATGCAGTTGGCCTATCTGTGGCCGACGGTCTCCGGGCCGCTGGGGGTCAATTTCGTCAATCAGAATTATGGCAACAACCGCCTGCTGGTGGCGACCTACACCTTCACGGTCGAGCAATATCTCTGCCCCACCGATCCCAGCACGGGGGTCGCCCAGACATGCTGA
- a CDS encoding TadE/TadG family type IV pilus assembly protein — protein MLKRLIRDRGGVAMVEFALALPLMLTLFMGCFVISDMISCYRKVTATTRALTDLASRGISPSSAPATSTVSTYMSSADLVMSPFDITKASLQIAQLRICDTTHAYVVWSQAQTGSTAASPSLVAGTVVSVPAGIINSYMVPSTANACASGVAGTAGAYLFYGQVAYAYTPAIGFGLKLTTNMGDQLYMSPRLN, from the coding sequence ATGCTGAAGCGCCTGATCCGGGACCGCGGCGGCGTGGCCATGGTGGAGTTCGCCCTGGCCCTGCCGCTGATGCTGACCCTGTTCATGGGCTGCTTTGTCATTTCCGACATGATCTCCTGCTATCGCAAGGTCACGGCCACCACGCGCGCGCTGACCGATCTGGCCAGCCGGGGCATCTCGCCCTCCAGCGCGCCGGCCACCAGCACCGTTTCCACCTATATGAGCAGCGCCGATCTGGTGATGTCGCCCTTCGACATCACCAAGGCCAGTCTGCAGATCGCCCAGTTGCGCATTTGCGACACCACCCACGCCTATGTGGTGTGGAGCCAGGCCCAGACAGGCAGCACGGCGGCCTCGCCCTCGCTGGTCGCCGGAACGGTGGTGTCGGTGCCGGCCGGCATCATCAACAGCTATATGGTGCCCTCCACCGCCAATGCCTGCGCCAGCGGCGTGGCGGGCACCGCGGGCGCCTATCTGTTCTATGGCCAGGTCGCCTATGCCTATACGCCAGCGATCGGCTTTGGCCTGAAGCTGACCACAAACATGGGTGACCAGCTCTATATGAGCCCCCGCCTCAACTGA
- a CDS encoding pilus assembly protein TadG-related protein, translating into MPPLTALLMPACARLCRRLRADQRGNVLLLLALVLPLLLGAVGFGLDYARAQRLQTKLDAAADAAALATVDPTLLSVTDTAQVKAAAEAMFDQQVQGLSGLTITGRQAIVDDNSKSSLATLRKTTFTYTATSNNIFSGILKMPNLVIGGSAVASASTPPSINFFIAMDTSPSMLLPTTQTGIDALKKTAWWSGANSYGTPVGCDFACHSNNMQQWGNGVYVIDSQSNAIYLDASDSTNSTFYRVSCNSNGTSNAISDSNNKAMGTNVTLKSTQALSNGQTVMTYCTGNNGGLLATNPVALSYKDKTSGKTVTLSVNYPDTYWLVQNYNLVNPGASTFPLRTDAESLAAQSVISTAYSIQNKYAGMPNAPVYQMQFFTFNRESPVAIPNSTFGQMTPVKSLLNQGAPPITVPNLPKSGSWLAQNGLTVTTNNFDTNFGDLLSGIQSQLPGTKGAGTTASPQSVLIIITDGMSGANSTVSAMTQSDINKCTAIKQYTRIAILYTQYLPGTINYTPRPDFTTMANNVVPTIQGALQQCATQNTDGTYLMQTVSTDGDVSAALNTLFAMAVQTARLVQ; encoded by the coding sequence ATGCCCCCCCTGACCGCCCTCCTGATGCCAGCCTGCGCCCGGCTCTGCCGCCGTTTGCGCGCCGATCAGCGCGGCAATGTGCTTTTGCTCCTGGCTCTGGTCCTGCCGCTGCTGCTGGGCGCGGTGGGCTTTGGCCTCGATTACGCCCGCGCGCAGCGGCTGCAGACCAAGCTGGACGCGGCGGCGGATGCGGCGGCACTGGCCACCGTCGACCCCACCTTGCTGAGCGTCACCGACACCGCACAGGTGAAAGCCGCCGCCGAGGCGATGTTCGACCAGCAGGTCCAGGGCCTGAGCGGGCTGACCATCACAGGGCGCCAGGCCATTGTGGACGACAATTCCAAGAGCAGCCTGGCCACGCTGCGCAAGACCACTTTCACCTACACCGCCACCTCGAACAACATTTTCAGCGGCATTCTGAAAATGCCCAATCTGGTGATCGGCGGCTCGGCGGTGGCCAGTGCCTCGACCCCGCCCAGCATCAATTTCTTCATCGCGATGGACACCTCGCCATCAATGCTGCTGCCCACCACCCAGACCGGTATCGACGCCTTGAAAAAGACCGCCTGGTGGAGCGGCGCCAACAGTTACGGCACGCCGGTCGGCTGTGACTTTGCCTGCCATTCAAACAATATGCAGCAGTGGGGCAATGGCGTCTATGTAATCGATTCGCAGAGCAATGCGATCTATCTGGATGCCAGCGACAGCACCAACAGCACCTTCTATCGCGTGTCCTGCAACAGCAATGGCACCAGCAACGCCATCTCTGACAGCAACAACAAGGCCATGGGCACCAATGTCACACTGAAGTCCACCCAGGCGCTGTCCAACGGCCAGACGGTGATGACCTATTGCACCGGCAACAATGGCGGCCTGCTGGCCACCAATCCGGTGGCGCTGTCCTATAAGGACAAGACCTCGGGGAAAACCGTGACGCTGTCGGTCAACTATCCCGACACCTATTGGCTGGTGCAGAACTACAATCTGGTCAATCCAGGTGCCTCGACCTTCCCCCTGCGCACCGATGCCGAAAGTCTGGCCGCGCAAAGCGTGATTTCCACCGCCTATAGCATTCAGAACAAATATGCCGGCATGCCCAACGCTCCGGTGTACCAGATGCAGTTCTTCACCTTCAACCGGGAGAGCCCGGTCGCCATTCCCAACAGCACCTTCGGCCAGATGACGCCGGTGAAGTCTCTGCTGAATCAGGGCGCACCGCCGATCACCGTGCCCAATCTTCCCAAGAGCGGTTCCTGGCTCGCCCAGAACGGCCTGACCGTCACCACCAACAATTTCGACACCAATTTCGGGGATCTACTGAGCGGCATCCAGTCCCAATTGCCCGGCACCAAAGGCGCGGGCACGACAGCCTCGCCGCAAAGCGTGCTGATCATCATCACCGATGGCATGTCGGGCGCCAACAGCACTGTTTCGGCCATGACCCAATCCGACATCAACAAGTGCACAGCGATCAAGCAATACACCCGCATCGCGATTCTCTACACGCAGTATCTGCCGGGGACGATCAACTACACACCGCGTCCCGACTTCACGACGATGGCCAACAATGTCGTGCCCACCATTCAGGGCGCCCTGCAACAATGCGCCACGCAGAACACCGACGGCACCTATCTGATGCAGACCGTCTCGACCGATGGCGACGTGTCGGCCGCGCTCAACACGCTGTTCGCCATGGCGGTGCAGACTGCGCGTCTGGTGCAGTAA
- a CDS encoding Flp family type IVb pilin, producing the protein MIISPATLKALLKRLVRDRTGATAIEYGLIAALIAVAAITAMKGLGNQLKSTFNSTSSAMSAGNAAA; encoded by the coding sequence ATGATCATCTCTCCCGCAACGCTCAAGGCCTTGCTCAAGCGACTGGTGCGCGACCGCACCGGAGCAACCGCCATCGAATATGGCCTGATCGCGGCGCTGATCGCGGTGGCCGCCATCACCGCGATGAAGGGTCTGGGCAATCAGCTCAAGAGCACCTTCAACTCGACATCCTCGGCCATGTCCGCGGGCAATGCCGCAGCATGA
- a CDS encoding DUF5655 domain-containing protein — MSDIKLFRTDSASVTELRGSAVALEKSLQTLIERNMEAFLGVRFLASEFPTTNGGRMDSLGIDENGSPVIVEYKRASNENVINQGLFYLDWLMDHRRDFEWLVLERFGAEEAKAVDWTTPRLICIAGDFTKYDAHAVNQMNRNIALVRYRRFGDELLLFELLTSASERPVRGIPAGVDAQGETTAMRPRSRQKTVTQYLADADQGLVDLYEATKAYLLALGDDVDLKILDNYVAFRRLKNFACVEVKPQIRHLKIFVKVDPSTIELESGFTRDVRNIGHFGTGDLEIIITDVAALDKAKPLMDRSYDGA; from the coding sequence ATGAGCGATATAAAACTCTTTCGCACGGACAGTGCTTCGGTCACAGAGCTTCGCGGCAGCGCGGTCGCGCTAGAGAAGTCATTGCAGACCCTTATTGAACGCAACATGGAAGCATTCCTCGGTGTGCGGTTTCTTGCATCGGAGTTTCCGACTACGAACGGCGGACGCATGGATTCGCTGGGCATAGACGAGAATGGTTCGCCAGTGATCGTCGAGTACAAACGGGCCAGCAATGAGAATGTCATCAACCAAGGCTTATTCTACCTCGACTGGCTGATGGATCACCGCCGTGATTTCGAATGGCTTGTTCTGGAGCGCTTCGGCGCCGAAGAGGCGAAGGCCGTTGATTGGACGACGCCCCGGCTGATCTGCATCGCGGGTGATTTCACAAAATACGATGCGCATGCGGTCAACCAGATGAACCGAAATATCGCGCTGGTTCGCTATCGCCGCTTTGGTGACGAACTGTTGCTGTTCGAACTACTGACTTCGGCATCGGAGCGGCCCGTGCGCGGCATCCCAGCGGGCGTTGACGCACAAGGCGAGACTACGGCAATGCGACCTCGCTCTCGCCAGAAAACTGTTACACAGTACCTTGCCGACGCCGACCAAGGCCTTGTCGATCTTTACGAGGCGACGAAGGCGTACCTGCTGGCGTTAGGCGACGATGTCGATTTGAAAATCCTGGACAACTATGTTGCTTTCCGGCGCCTGAAGAACTTCGCGTGCGTTGAGGTCAAGCCGCAGATCAGGCACCTTAAAATTTTCGTCAAGGTCGATCCAAGTACAATAGAACTCGAATCAGGTTTTACACGTGATGTCCGCAACATTGGACATTTCGGAACTGGTGACCTCGAAATCATCATCACCGACGTTGCTGCGCTGGATAAAGCCAAGCCACTGATGGATCGCAGCTATGACGGGGCCTGA
- a CDS encoding SprT family zinc-dependent metalloprotease, translated as MTDAAQHSIVFGGETFTFLIERTARRKTVAISVGFDGVRVLAPSDLGDDRVLGIVRKKGAWLLRKQAAYRELGARPAAKEFVSGETFHYLGRQYRLKLIPDETAVTTRIIARGSSLVAPVLPKGHEAIQRAAVRSGLRHWYRAHAIQHFPARARMIAETLGIPTPTVNVVDQSKRWGSCDSRGRIRLNWRLVMAPMPLVDYVIAHEACHVLEHNHSRRFWRSLETIMPDYEDRLRRLDRMGHQFIW; from the coding sequence ATGACGGACGCGGCTCAGCATTCCATCGTTTTTGGCGGCGAAACGTTTACGTTCCTAATCGAGCGGACGGCGCGCCGGAAAACCGTGGCGATATCTGTTGGCTTCGACGGAGTGCGCGTCCTCGCGCCGTCGGACTTAGGCGATGACCGCGTCCTCGGCATCGTTCGCAAGAAAGGCGCTTGGCTGCTTCGCAAACAGGCGGCGTACCGCGAACTTGGGGCGCGGCCGGCGGCCAAGGAATTTGTGAGTGGCGAGACCTTTCACTACCTCGGCCGCCAATATCGCTTGAAGCTCATTCCCGACGAAACCGCCGTCACGACCCGGATTATTGCGAGAGGTTCCAGCCTTGTCGCGCCGGTGCTGCCGAAAGGCCATGAAGCCATTCAGCGCGCCGCTGTCCGCAGCGGGCTCAGGCACTGGTACCGAGCGCATGCGATCCAGCATTTTCCTGCCCGCGCGCGAATGATCGCAGAGACGCTTGGCATTCCAACACCGACCGTTAATGTCGTTGACCAATCCAAACGCTGGGGAAGCTGCGATTCACGGGGGCGCATCCGCCTCAACTGGCGCTTGGTGATGGCTCCGATGCCGCTGGTCGACTACGTTATTGCACACGAGGCTTGTCACGTTCTTGAGCACAATCATTCACGTCGATTTTGGCGGTCGTTGGAAACGATCATGCCGGACTACGAGGATCGCCTGAGAAGACTTGACAGAATGGGGCACCAGTTCATTTGGTGA